One Sparus aurata chromosome 5, fSpaAur1.1, whole genome shotgun sequence genomic window carries:
- the LOC115581540 gene encoding zinc finger protein with KRAB and SCAN domains 8-like isoform X1, with translation MASVEYLREFISERLSAAAEEIFRGFKKAIVEYEEEIDRQRRLLDAACKPEMQSPRMGLPQQHVSMEEEEGPANSSLDHEDPEPPHIKEEQEEQLVLKQEPDTFMLTPTYEKSDHKGDETLYLNPDRSQSAAETEAPANMCISWVKHESGHENSEVSELINKQIFHNLHLAESRDQTEGEHGDSDSPEPKKTQSPSKDLCNLDLSEGPSFERSFKCDTCGKDCKCLSKLNIHMRIHTGEKPYSCSTCGKRFNQTSGLKAHRRIHTGERPYSCNTCGKRFNQTSVLNAHIRIHTGEKPYACEICGRAFRYSGDLKVHIRRAHTGEKPYHCNKCGKRFSGLFEFSRHIKVHKCK, from the exons ATGGCTTCAGTCGAGTATTTGAGAGAGTTTATCAGCGAGCgactttctgctgctgctgaggaaatATTCAGAGGATTTAAAAAAGCCATCGTCGAGTACGAGGAGGAGATCGATCGTCAGCGCAGACTGCTGGATGCGGCTTGCAAACCCGAAATGCAGTCACCCAGGATGG ggctcccacagcaacatgtctctatggaggaggaggagggtcctgctaactccagtctggaccacgaggacccagagcctccacatattaaagaggaacaggaggagcagcttgtactgaagcaGGAGCCTGATACCTTTATGTTGACTCCTACTTATGAGAAAAGTGACCACAAAGGAGATGAGACACTATATTTGAATCCTGACAGAAGTCAAAGTGCTGCAGAGACGGAGGCCCCAGCTAACATGTGTATCAGTTGGGTAAAACATGAATCTGGCCATGAGAACTCAGAAGTATCAGagttaataaataaacagatctTTCATAACTTGCATTTAGCTGAGAGCCGAGATCAGACAGAAGGTGAGCACGGAGACTCAGATTCACCAGAGCCAAAGAAAACCCAAAGCCCCAGCAAAGATTTATGCAACCTCGATTTGTCAGAGGGTCCCTCATTTGAAAGGTCCTTCAAATGTGACACCTGTGGGAAAGACTGTAAGTGTTTGTCAAAGTTGAATattcacatgagaatccacacaggcgAGAAGCCGTATTCGTGCAGCACCTGCGGGAAGAGATTCAATCAGACGTCTGGACTGAAGGCTCACAGAAGAATCCACACAGGCGAGAGGCCATATTCCTGCAACACCTGCGGGAAAAGGTTCAATCAGACATCCGTGTTAAACGCACATATAAGAATCCACACGGGTGAGAAGCCGTATGCTTGCGAAATATGCGGGAGAGCGTTCAGGTATAGCGGCGACTTAAAAGTTCACATCAGAAGAGCCCACACTGGTGAAAAGCCGTATCACTGCAACAAATGTGGGAAAAGATTCTCTGGATTGTTTGAATTCTCAAGGCATATAAAAGTGCATAAATGCAAGTAG
- the LOC115581540 gene encoding zinc finger protein 98-like isoform X2 yields MRLANPKCSHPGWFSAPAGLPQQHVSMEEEEGPANSSLDHEDPEPPHIKEEQEEQLVLKQEPDTFMLTPTYEKSDHKGDETLYLNPDRSQSAAETEAPANMCISWVKHESGHENSEVSELINKQIFHNLHLAESRDQTEGEHGDSDSPEPKKTQSPSKDLCNLDLSEGPSFERSFKCDTCGKDCKCLSKLNIHMRIHTGEKPYSCSTCGKRFNQTSGLKAHRRIHTGERPYSCNTCGKRFNQTSVLNAHIRIHTGEKPYACEICGRAFRYSGDLKVHIRRAHTGEKPYHCNKCGKRFSGLFEFSRHIKVHKCK; encoded by the exons ATGCGGCTTGCAAACCCGAAATGCAGTCACCCAGGATGG TTCTCTGCTCCTGCAgggctcccacagcaacatgtctctatggaggaggaggagggtcctgctaactccagtctggaccacgaggacccagagcctccacatattaaagaggaacaggaggagcagcttgtactgaagcaGGAGCCTGATACCTTTATGTTGACTCCTACTTATGAGAAAAGTGACCACAAAGGAGATGAGACACTATATTTGAATCCTGACAGAAGTCAAAGTGCTGCAGAGACGGAGGCCCCAGCTAACATGTGTATCAGTTGGGTAAAACATGAATCTGGCCATGAGAACTCAGAAGTATCAGagttaataaataaacagatctTTCATAACTTGCATTTAGCTGAGAGCCGAGATCAGACAGAAGGTGAGCACGGAGACTCAGATTCACCAGAGCCAAAGAAAACCCAAAGCCCCAGCAAAGATTTATGCAACCTCGATTTGTCAGAGGGTCCCTCATTTGAAAGGTCCTTCAAATGTGACACCTGTGGGAAAGACTGTAAGTGTTTGTCAAAGTTGAATattcacatgagaatccacacaggcgAGAAGCCGTATTCGTGCAGCACCTGCGGGAAGAGATTCAATCAGACGTCTGGACTGAAGGCTCACAGAAGAATCCACACAGGCGAGAGGCCATATTCCTGCAACACCTGCGGGAAAAGGTTCAATCAGACATCCGTGTTAAACGCACATATAAGAATCCACACGGGTGAGAAGCCGTATGCTTGCGAAATATGCGGGAGAGCGTTCAGGTATAGCGGCGACTTAAAAGTTCACATCAGAAGAGCCCACACTGGTGAAAAGCCGTATCACTGCAACAAATGTGGGAAAAGATTCTCTGGATTGTTTGAATTCTCAAGGCATATAAAAGTGCATAAATGCAAGTAG
- the LOC115581539 gene encoding zinc finger protein 699-like produces MSSVAYLREFISERLTAAAEEIFRVFEVTVVEYEEEIDRQRKLLDVALKPEIKLNRIELQHQHVFTEEEEEEEVLAEQHLCDQERNSSLDQEDSEPPQIKEEQEELCTSQEGEQLVLNQETDTFMLIPSYKESDHSEAESNGDHHQLLADRSHHVAESHDRRVGVHGDFQSTTNAETKLQVEHHESTSHSNTEYNSATSESLCDSHTGKVSHKCGTCGKIFQYKSKLQRHLSVHTGEKPYVCKFCDQRFGYMSALKTHVRIHTGEKPYSCKICGKDFALTTALTAHMRTHTGEKPYLCMTCGKTFRTMPPLKRHMRVHTGEKPFVCKTCGKTFCRTSELNTHTRIHTGEKPYSCEICGKDFRLNGVLKVHMRTHTGEKPYLCKICGSDFSCSSGLLVHIRRAHTGEKP; encoded by the exons ATGTCTTCTGTCGCTTATTTGAGAGAGTTTATCAgcgagcgactaactgctgctgctgaggaaatATTCAGAGTGTTTGAAGTCACCGTCGTCgagtacgaggaagagatcgacCGTCAGCGCAAACTGCTGGATGTGGCTCTGAAACCTGAAATAAAGTTAAACAGGATAG AGCTCCAACATCAACATGTCtttacagaggaggaggaggaggaggaggttctggctgaACAGCATCTCTGtgaccaggagaggaactccagtctggaccaagaggactcAGAGCCTCcacagattaaagaggaacaggaggagctgtgcaccagtcaggagggagagcagcttgtactgaatcAGGAGACTGATACCTTCATGTTGATTCCGTCTTACaaggaaagtgaccacagtgaagctgAATCGAACGGGGACCACCATCAGCTCCTCGCTGACAGATCTCATCACGTAGCTGAGAGCCATGATCGGAGAGTAGGCGTGCATGGAGACTTTCAATCAACTACAAATGCAGAGACAAAACTACAGGTTGAACATCACGAGAGCACAAGTCACAGTAACACTGAATATAACTCTGCCACGTCAGAGAGTCTCTGTGATTCTCACACAGGTAAAGTGTCTCATAAATGTGGCACCTGTGGAAAAATATTCCAGTACAAGTCCAAACTGCAGAGGCACCTGAGTGTGCACACGGGTGAGAAGCCGTACGTCTGCAAGTTCTGCGATCAGAGATTCGGATACATGTCGGCGCTGAAAACCCACGTGAGGATCCACACGGGGGAGAAGCCGTATTCCTGCAAAATATGCGGGAAAGACTTCGCGCTCACTACCGCCCTGACAGCCCACATGAGAACGCACACGGGCGAGAAGCCGTACCTGTGCATGACCTGCGGGAAAACGTTCCGTACCATGCCGCCGCTGAAGAggcacatgagagtccacacggGGGAAAAGCCGTTTGTCTGCAAAACATGCGGGAAGACATTCTGTCGGACATCGGAACTGAACACGCACACGAGGATCCACACGGGCGAGAAGCCGTACTCGTGCGAAATATGTGGCAAAGATTTCCGACTCAACGGTGTCTTGAAagtccacatgagaacccacacaggggAGAAGCCGTACCTCTGCAAAATATGTGGCAGCgacttcagctgcagcagtggcTTGCTGGTCCATATAAGAAGAGCCCACACTGGGGAGAAACCATAG
- the LOC115581534 gene encoding zinc finger and SCAN domain-containing protein 2-like — translation MELAGRQYCLRNVDRRLISSKPIMSSVAYLREFISERLTAVAEEIFRVFEVTVVEYEEEIDRQRKLLDVALKPEIKLNRIELPQQHVCKEEEEEEEVANQQLCIQETNYSQDQEDCKPPLIKEEQEELCTSQEGESLVVKQEDDIVMLIPAYEESDHSESESNSDHQVLSPHSLVAESGDQTGGGVYGDSGSSTNAETNPQNEHQESTSHSNSEYNSTIHSSAHAGKVSYKCGTCEKTFQYKSKLQRHLIVHTGEKPYLCTTCGKRFCDNPALKKHMRIHTGEKPFICMFCGQGFPYMSVLNTHIRIHTGEKPYLCKTCGKDFTRSSALRVHMRIHTGEKPHVCKTCGKGFHDKQTLKRHIRVHTGEKPYTCKTCGQGFSQSVELNTHIRLHTGERPFSCKTCGKGFRLNSVLKVHMRTHTGEKPYLCNICGSNFSYSSGLMAHIRRAHTGEKP, via the exons ATGGAATTAGCAGGTAGACAGTATTGTCTTCGTAACGTAGATAGGCGTTTAATTAGCAGTAAACCAATAATGTCTTCCGTGGCGTATTTGAGAGAGTTTATCAgcgagcgactaactgctgtTGCTGAGGAAATATTCAGAGTGTTTGAAGTCACCGTCGTCgagtacgaggaagagatcgacCGTCAGCGCAAACTGCTGGATGTGGCTCTGAAACCTGAAATAAAGTTAAACAGGATAG agctcccacagcaacatgtatgtaaagaagaggaggaggaggaggaagtcgctaaccagcagctctgtatcCAGGAGACGAACTACAGTCAGGACCAAGAGGACTGCAAGCCTCCActgattaaagaggaacaggaggaactctgcaccagtcaaGAGGGAGAGTCGCTTGTTGTGAAACAGGAGGATGATATTGTTATGTTGATTCCtgcttatgaggaaagtgatCACAGTGAATCTGAATCAAATAGTGACCACCAGGTCCTTTCTCCTCATTCTCTTGTAGCTGAGAGCGGAGATCAGACAGGAGGAGGTGTGTATGGAGACTCTGGATCAAGTACAAATGCAGAGACAAATCCACAGAATGAACATCAAGAAAGCACAAGTCACAGTAACAGTGAATATAACTCTACCATTCACAGTAGTGCTCACGCAGGTAAAGTGTCGTACAAATGTGGCACTTGTGAAAAGACCTTTCAGTATAAGTCAAAATTGCAGAGACACCTAAttgtccacacaggtgagaagccgtaccTATGCACCACCTGCGGGAAACGATTCTGTGACAATCCAGCATTGAAAAagcacatgagaatccacactgGTGAGAAACCATTCATCTGCATGTTCTGCGGACAAGGATTCCCTTACATGTCAGTGCTGAATACGCATATAAGAATCCACACAGGCGAGAAGCCGTATTtgtgcaaaacatgtgggaaagatttcaCGCGTAGCAGTGCCCTGAGGgtccacatgagaatccacacggGCGAGAAGCCGCACGTTTGCAAAACCTGCGGGAAAGGATTCCATGACAAGCAAACATTGAAAAGGCATATAAgagttcacacaggtgagaagccgtatacGTGCAAAACATGTGGGCAAGGATTCTCTCAGTCGGTAGAATTGAATACTCATATAAGACTCCACACAGGCGAGAGGCCATTttcatgcaaaacatgtgggaaaggtTTCAGACTCAACAGTGTCTTGAaagttcacatgagaacccacacaggggAGAAGCCGTACCTCTGTAACATATGTGGCAGCAATTTCAGTTATAGCAGTGGCTTGATGGCGCACATAAGAAGAGCCCACACTGGTGAGAAGCCATAG
- the LOC115581528 gene encoding gastrula zinc finger protein XlCGF57.1-like: protein MSSLKFLTDFVMKRLADTAREEIMGVFKETIGGYEEEEINRQRRLLDVALKPEAKFHRAELPQQHVCKEEEEEEEEEKTVLSDLQISVQERSFSLDQDDPDPPEIKEEQEELCISQEGEQLAVKQEDDTVSLIPPYEESDDEPEQADSGSTRYSEPKKKDRHQKNKKRCNTHSRTMSHKCDQCGKAFECKSKLQVHLTVHTGEKPHRCTKCRRRFSQMSELKTHLRVHRGKKLHLCETCGKAFRHIRSLTVHQRCHTGEKPYSCDICEDRFSQLSTLNNHLRIHMGEKLCPCSVCGNKFAKRTELKRHMGIHTGEKPFLCDTCGIAFKQHSSLTVHLRCHTGEKPYSCNACEDRFSQLSTLNSHLRIHTGEKLCSCSVCGNKFTKGSELKRHMRIHTGEKPFACKICGEAFRLNSFLTVHTRGHTGEKPHCCKTCGKDFRFGGELKVHMRSHTGERPYSCRACGERFTIKSLLKRHMMIHTDERPHSCKTCGKSFQSAGNVKVHMRTHTGEKPYLCKTCGKHFRSSSSLSAHVRSQKNCHPAKDVAKDSDRCQT, encoded by the exons ATGTCTTCGTTAAAGTTCCTGACGGACTTTGTGATGAAGCGATTAGCGGATACTGCCAGAGAGGAAATAATGGGAGTTTTTAAAGAAACCATCGGCGGgtacgaggaggaggagatcaaCCGTCAGCGCAGACTGCTGGATGTGGCTCTGAAACCTGAAGCAAAGTTTCACAGGGCAG AGCttccacagcaacatgtctgcaaggaggaggaggaggaagaggaggaggagaagactgTTCTCTCTGACCTGCAGATCTCCGTCCAGGAGAGGAGCTTCAGCCTGGACCAAGACGACCCAGatcctccagagattaaagaggaacaggaggaactctgcatcagtcaggagggagagcagcttgcaGTGAAGCAAGAGGATGATACCGTTAGTTTGATTCCTCCGTATGAGGAAAGTGACGACGAGCCTGAGCAGGCAGACTCAGGATCAACCCGATATTCAGAGcccaaaaaaaaggacagacatcagaaaaacaaaaagcgcTGTAATACTCACTCACGTACAATGTCTCATAAATGTGACCAATGTGGGAAAGCTTTTGAGTGCAAGTCAAAATTGCAGGTGCACCTGAcggtccacacaggtgagaagccacACCGCTGTACCAAGTGTAGAAGAAGGTTCAGTCAGATGTCGGAGTTGAAAACTCACTTAAGGGTCCACAGGGGTAAGAAGCTGCATTTGTGCGAAAcgtgtgggaaagctttcagacACATTAGATCCTTAACAGTCCACCAGAGatgtcacacaggtgagaagccttaTTCTTGCGACATCTGCGAGGACAGATTCAGTCAGTTATCGACCTTGAACAATCATTTGAGGATCCACATGGGTGAGAAGCTGTGTCCTTGCAGCGTCTGTGGAAATAAATTCGCAAAGCGTACAGAACTGAAACGCCACATgggaatccacacaggtgagaagccgtttttgtGCGATACGTGTGGGATAGCTTTCAAGCAGCACAGTTCCTTAACAGTCCACCTGAGatgtcacacaggtgagaagccttaTTCTTGCAACGCCTGCGAGGACAGATTCAGTCAGTTATCGACCTTGAACAGTCATTTAAGGATCCACACGGGTGAGAAGCTGTGTTCTTGCAGCGTGTGTGGAAATAAATTCACTAAGGGTTCAGAACTGAAACGCCATATGAGGATCCACACGGGTGAGAAGCCGTTTGCCTGCAAGATTTGTGGCGAAGCTTTCAGACTCAACAGCTTCTTGACGGTCCACACGAGAGGCCACACCGGGGAGAAGCCACATTGTTGCAAAACATGCGGGAAAGATTTCAGATTCGGCGGGGAGCTGAAAGTCCACATGAGGAGCCACACGGGCGAGAGGCCGTACAGTTGCAGGGCCTGTGGGGAAAGATTCACGATCAAGTCACTGTTGAAGAGGCATATGATGATCCACACAGATGAGAGGCCGCATTCCTGCAAAACGTGCGGGAAAAGCTTCCAATCTGCGGGGAACGTAAAAGtgcacatgagaacccacacggGTGAGAAGCCTTACCTTTGCAAGACATGTGGAAAACACTTCAGATCCAGCAGTTCGTTGTCAGCCCACGTGAGATCACAGAAAAACTGTCACCCTGCTAAAGATGTGGCAAAAGATTCTGACAGATGCCAGACCTGA
- the cenatac gene encoding centrosomal AT-AC splicing factor gives MGAYYCAICRQTTFTGKGHIFGKNHQSRLRVVLLKFLEKVKEARRTLKKPQVEKFDCTQHKQTFWCYCCGLEVERNVTDGNMTVLYGGLIEHMATPEHRKNTHKFWWDNKADPKFRDKVIITEEESERFKAEVANALESFVEKEDEFIKQQAEVIRAHERHRQEVLQSLLERDTEPELFSGPNGTDVFAEDAVSSQFPPQGSDRPTGSGFVDSMVEVPRAAAGQGLTFIGYQDSSNGGNVHTGAVPPWLQDDPLEGTSGAAAQLEIGPSLQDFLKHKEQEKLRKLPPNRVGANFDHSSHTDANWLPSFGRVWNSGRRWQSRHQFRQEEGQKTRQKRKREHGAEGSKKTKTT, from the exons ATGGGTGCATATTACTGTGCGATATGTAGGCAAACAACATTCACAGGGAAGGGACACATATTTGGGAAAAATCACCAAAGCAGACTCAGAGTAGTTCTTCTCAAATTCTTAGAGAAG GTAAAGGAAGCTCGCCGAACACTTAAAAAACCCCAAGTAGAAAAGTTTGATTGCACACAGCACAAACAGACATTCTGGTGCTACTGCTGTGGGCTTGAAGTTGAAAGAAATGTTACAGACGGCAACATGACTGTGCTTTACGGAGGCCTGATAGAACACATGGCTAC CCCAGAGCACAGGAAGAATACTCACAAATTCTGGTGGGACAATAAGGCCGACCCCAAGTTTAGAGACAAGGTCATTATCACAGAAGAGGAGAGTGAGAG gTTTAAAGCTGAGGTGGCAAACGCTTTGGAATCATTTGTGGAGAAGGAAGATGAATTCATAAAACAG CAAGCTGAAGTCATCCGCGCCCATGAGAGGCATCGGCAAGAGGTTCTTCAGTCTCTTTTAGAG CGTGACACAGAGCCGGAGTTGTTCAGTGGGCCCAATGGCACAGACGTGTTTGCAGAGGATGCTGTCAG CTCTCAGTTTCCACCTCAGGGTTCAGACCGCCCAACAGGGAGCGGCTTTGTCGACTCAATGGTCGAAGTACCAcgggctgcagcaggacaagGCCTGACTTTCATAGGGTATCAG GATTCATCAAACGGTGGAAATGTTCATACAG GTGCCGTCCCTCCGTGGCTCCAGGATGATCCTCTGGAGGGCACCTCTGGAGCTGCAGCACAACTGGAGATTGGCCCTTCGCTCCAAGACTTCCTTAAACACA AGGAGCAAGAGAAGCTGAGGAAGCTTCCACCGAACAGAGTTGGGGCCAACTTTGATCACAGCTCGCATACAGACGCCAACTGGCTTCCCTCTTTTGGTAGAGTGTGGAACAGCGGCCGACGCTGGCAGTCCAG gcACCAGTTCAGACAAGAGGAAGGGCAGAAGAccagacagaagaggaagagggagcaCGGAGCAGAGGGGTCAAAGAAAACGAAAACGACTTAA
- the LOC115582456 gene encoding zinc finger protein 761-like — protein MSAVECLRDFVRERLAAAAEEIFGVFSKTIVAYEEEIARQCRLLDIVWKPEIKLDRIELPQQHLCKEEELLSDQERNSSLDQEDSEPPQIKEEQEEICTSQEGEQFVLDQETDSDQKVGVNGDFRSTTDAETKLQVGHHESTRHSNNKYNSATSESLCDSRTGKVSHKCGTCGKIFQYKSKLQRHLRVHTREKQLLLVKQKRDTFMLTPTYEESDHNEDDALYVEDDLSQSGAAKETMVNISVKSAALPEPSADHHLLCHNSHEDESQVHKGGEHRDSASTRNVDTNLQKRLRINVCRIKLNTCEDTKLDSLICEYCGKGCKSKSKLVRHIITHTGERSSFCNTCGRSFRDKYTLRRHALSHSSANPFPCKLCGKNFRLKSTLEGHLASHADKRPF, from the exons ATgtctgcagttgagtgtttgagAGACTTCGTTCGCGAGCGActtgcagctgctgctgaagaaatattcggAGTTTTTAGTAAAACAATCGTCGcgtacgaggaagagatcgcTCGTCAGTGCAGACTGCTGGATATCGTTTGGAAACCTGAGATAAAGTTAgacaggatag agctcccacagcagcATCTCTGTAAGGAGGAAGAGCTTCTCTCtgaccaggagaggaactccagtctggaccaagaggactcAGAGCCTCcacagattaaagaggaacaggaggaaatCTGCACCAGTCAGGAAGGAGAGCAGTTTGTACTGGATCAGGAGACTGATTCAGATCAGAAAGTTGGTGTGAATGGAGACTTTCGATCAACTACAGATGCAGAGACTAAACTACAGGTTGGACATCACGAGAGCACAAGACACAGTAACAACAAATATAACTCTGCCACATCAGAGAGTCTCTGTGATTCTCGCACAGGTAAAGTGTCTCATAAATGTGGCACCTGTGGAAAAATATTCCAGTACAAGTCAAAATTGCAGAGGCACCTGCGTGTGCACACACGTGAGAAGCAGCTGCTTTTAGTGAAGCAGAAGCGTGATACCTTTATGTTGACTCCtacttatgaggaaagtgaccacaaTGAAGATGACGCTCTGTATGTTGAAGATGATTTAAGTCAGAGTGGAGCTGCGAAAGAGACTATGGTCAACATATCAGTCAAGAGCGCTGCGCTACCAGAGCCAAGCGCTGACCATCACCTGCTCTGCCACAACTCACACGAGGATGAGAGCCAAGTTCACAAAGGGGGTGAGCATAGAGACTCAGCATCAACTAGAAATGTAGATACAAATCTACAGAAAAGACTTAGGATAAATGTGTGTAGGATCAAGCTAAATACTTGTGAAGATACAAAGCTGGACAGTTTAATCTGTGAATATTGTGGGAAAGGCTGTAAGAGTAAGTCCAAATTAGTTAGACACATTataactcacacaggtgagaggtcATCTTTTTGCAACACCTGTGGAAGAAGTTTTAGGGACAAGTATACATTAAGGAGGCATGCATTGAGTCACTCAAGTGCAAATCCATTTCCGTGCAAACTATGTGGGAAAAACTTCCGACTTAAGAGTACCTTAGAGGGCCACCTGGCATCCCACGCAGATAAAAGGCCATTTTAA